Within the Polaribacter pectinis genome, the region TATACCAAAATGATTGTTAGATTTACTTGCCAGTTCTCCTTTTCCACTGCCAGATTCTAAAATTCCTTGTGCTAATGTTATACTTGCAGGAATTCTGTGTTCGTGCATTTCTTTAACTGCAATTGCAGCATAATCTTCAATATATTTTAGAACATTTTTATTGAGTTTCTTTTTTGCAAGTTTTTTAACATGCTTCTCTTCTTTTACAGAAGGTAATTTTACTGGTATAGGCTCTACCAAAACAACGCCAGAATCTCTTTTCTTTTGAGCAGCTTTTTTACTCGAACCACAACTTGCTAAAATCAATAAACAAAGACTATACAATACAATTCTTAACTTCATATTTGTTTAATTATTTGTTCACCTTTCTTTTCTAACTTTTTATTTATTCCATCAATTCCTTGAAGACCACCTGTATGAATTGCTAGAATTTTGGTTCCATCTGGAAAAGTATCTTTTTCAATTAAATCTAAAATACCAAATAACATTTTACCGGTATAAATTGGGTCTAATTGAATATTCGTTTCTTCTGAAAACCAGTTTATAAAACGAATTAATTCATCATTATATTTTGCATAACCACCAAAATGATAGTCTTTTTGTAAACTCCAATTTTTATTATTAATTGTATATTTTCTAATTTCTTCGGATAAAAAACCTCCTTTTAAAGAAGGAAATCCAATTACTTTTTGACGTTTACCTTTTGATTTTATAATTCCTGCAATGGTTCCCCCAGTTCCAACAGAAGAACAAATATAATTGAAATCTGCATCTTCTTCTGTTAAAATTTCTTGACAACCTTCAACTGCCAATCCGTTTGTTCCTCCTTCTGGAATCAAATAAAAATCGCCCCATTTGTTTTTCATTTTTTCAGTAAAACCAAATGAGTTTTTTTGACGATAGATTTCTCTAGAAACAAAATTAAACTTCATTCCGTTTTCATGAGCTTCTCTTAAAGTAGCATTTTCTTTTAAAGTTTCTGCAAGGTTTGTACCTAATTCATCTCCTCTAATTACTCCAAAAGTTTTTAAACCAGCTAATTTACCAGCAACTGCAGTAGCTGCAATATGGTTAGAATATGCACCACCAAAAGTAAGTATCGATTTCTTTTTTAATTTTTTTGCTTCTGCTAAATTATATTTTAGCTTTCGAAACTTGTTACCGGAAACAAAAGGGTGAATTAAATCTTCTCGTTTTATAAAAAGTGCTACTTTTTTTTCTTCCAAAATTGGAAGGTGAATTTGTTGATTCGGGGAATCTGCTTTTAGGGTAAAATCCATTCTATATTGCCACTCTTTTAAATAAGAATTTGTGTTTTTTTTTTGATTGTTCTTCCGAAATTATGGAAGAATAAGTTATCTGTAATTAAGAAAAGTTAGCAACTTCTGCTTCTACCTTTTCCCATTTTTCCATTAGAGAATCTACTTTAGCTTTTTTAGCCTTGTATTTTTCGAAGAAGTTAGGTCTGGAAGAAACTTCTTCATAATTTTGGGCCAATTCTAAATCAATTTTCTCGATTTCTTTTTCTAAATCAGCAATTTCAGTTTCTATATTAGAAAGTTTGTTGTTTAGTTTTTTTAGCTCCTTTTCTTGTTCTCTAGATAATTGATGTGCTTCTTTTTTAGAAGTATCTTTTTCAACTTTTACAACCGTTCTTTTTTCTGCTTCACGTAAGTTTTCAATCTTATGCTGTTCCAAGAAATAATCGATATCACCTAAATATTCTTTAATTTCTTTGTCTTTAAAACCATAAACAGTTGTTGTTAAACCTTGTAAAAAATCTCTATCGTGAGAAACAACAATTAAAGTTCCGTTGAAGTTATTTAATGCCTCTTTTAATACATTTTTAGAAGCAATATCTAAATGGTTTGTTGGCTCATCCATTATTAACACGTTAAAAGGCGATAATAATAATTTACACAGTGCCAAACGATTTCTTTCTCCTCCAGAAAGTACTTTTGCTTTTTTATCTACAGCATCTCCACCAAATAAAAACGAACCTAACATGTCTCTTACACGCATTCTGTTTCCGTCTGTTGCAGCATCTTCCATAATTTCCAAAACTGTTTTTTCTGGAGGTAAATGTTCTGATTGATTTTGGGCAAAATACCCAACTTCTACATTATGACCCAGTTTTAAATGTCCTTCAAAAGGAATTTCGCCAACCATCATTTTTGCTAAAGTAGATTTCCCTTGTCCGTTTTGACCAACAAATGCAATTTTACTATTTCTTTCAATTAATAAATCTACACCTTCTAAAACGTGTTTATCTCCGTAACTTTTAGAGAGGTTTTCTGCTTCAACAATAATTTTACCAGGTTCTTTAGAAATATTAAAACGAACATTCATGGCTTGATTATCATCTTGATCAACCTCTATCAACTCAACTTTATCTAGTTGTTTCATTAAAGATTGCGCCATAGAAGCTTTACTCGCTTTTGCCTTAAACTTGTTTATTAAATGCTGTTTTTGCTTTATTTCTTTCTCTTGGTTTTTCTGTGCTTGTAACTGCTTTTCTTTAATTTCTCCTCTTAAT harbors:
- a CDS encoding 1-aminocyclopropane-1-carboxylate deaminase/D-cysteine desulfhydrase; its protein translation is MDFTLKADSPNQQIHLPILEEKKVALFIKREDLIHPFVSGNKFRKLKYNLAEAKKLKKKSILTFGGAYSNHIAATAVAGKLAGLKTFGVIRGDELGTNLAETLKENATLREAHENGMKFNFVSREIYRQKNSFGFTEKMKNKWGDFYLIPEGGTNGLAVEGCQEILTEEDADFNYICSSVGTGGTIAGIIKSKGKRQKVIGFPSLKGGFLSEEIRKYTINNKNWSLQKDYHFGGYAKYNDELIRFINWFSEETNIQLDPIYTGKMLFGILDLIEKDTFPDGTKILAIHTGGLQGIDGINKKLEKKGEQIIKQI
- a CDS encoding ABC-F family ATP-binding cassette domain-containing protein is translated as MLNVHNLTVSFMGSDLFSGITFKLNKGDRIGLIGKNGAGKSTLLKVLSKDLESSGGTMAFDKDIRMGFLRQDIDFVEGRTILEEAYQAFEEIKEIELQLDEINEQLATRTDYESEEYSQLIIDLTEKTERYELLGGYNYQGDTEKILQGLGFQREDFDKLTDTFSGGWRMRIELAKLLLQNNDILLLDEPTNHLDIESIIWLENFLKGYSGAIVLVSHDKMFLDNVTNRTIEISLGQIYDYKKPYSQFLLLRGEIKEKQLQAQKNQEKEIKQKQHLINKFKAKASKASMAQSLMKQLDKVELIEVDQDDNQAMNVRFNISKEPGKIIVEAENLSKSYGDKHVLEGVDLLIERNSKIAFVGQNGQGKSTLAKMMVGEIPFEGHLKLGHNVEVGYFAQNQSEHLPPEKTVLEIMEDAATDGNRMRVRDMLGSFLFGGDAVDKKAKVLSGGERNRLALCKLLLSPFNVLIMDEPTNHLDIASKNVLKEALNNFNGTLIVVSHDRDFLQGLTTTVYGFKDKEIKEYLGDIDYFLEQHKIENLREAEKRTVVKVEKDTSKKEAHQLSREQEKELKKLNNKLSNIETEIADLEKEIEKIDLELAQNYEEVSSRPNFFEKYKAKKAKVDSLMEKWEKVEAEVANFS